From Paenibacillus sp. V4I7, one genomic window encodes:
- the uvrB gene encoding excinuclease ABC subunit UvrB — MSELEISSKKFELVSDFSPQGDQPKAIEEIVQSIQAGNKHQTLLGATGTGKTFTAAQVIAKLNRPTLIIAHNKTLAAQLCSEFKEFFPHNAVSYFVSYYDYYQPEAYIASSDTYIEKDSSINEEIDKLRHSATSSLFERRDVIVVASVSCIYGLGSPIEYGNMLLSLRVGMEKSRNEILHKLVDIQYQRNDMNFVRGTFRVRGDVVEIFPASHGEQAVRVELFGDEIERITEINVLTGEIIGEREHIAIFPASHFVTHEDTMKRALVNIERELEERLAELKEQGKLLEAQRLEQRTRYDMEMMQEMGFCNGIENYSGPLTFRERGATPYTLLDYFPDDMLFMVDESHVTLPQIRAMYNGDRARKEVLVDHGFRLPSALDNRPLRFEEFEEKVSQILYISATPGPYELEHCPEMTQQIIRPTGLLDPIIEVRPTKGQIDDLIAEIHDRIRKDERVLVTTLTKKMSEDLTDYFKEIGIKVRYLHSDIKTFERMQILRDLRLGTFHVLVGINLLREGLDLPEVSLVAILDADKEGFLRSERSLIQTIGRAARNSDGRVIMYGDRITDSMQKAIYETSRRRSLQEAHNEKLGITPQTIAKKIRDVIEATKVAEQKADYLADVKGAKMSKKDRASLIERLEGEMKEAAKNLQFERAAQLRDAIMEMKADA, encoded by the coding sequence ATGAGTGAACTAGAAATAAGTTCCAAGAAGTTTGAACTAGTATCGGATTTTTCTCCACAAGGCGATCAGCCTAAAGCGATTGAGGAAATTGTTCAAAGTATTCAAGCGGGTAATAAGCATCAGACGCTCTTAGGTGCGACGGGAACGGGAAAAACGTTCACAGCGGCGCAAGTTATTGCCAAGTTGAACCGTCCTACCCTGATTATTGCGCATAACAAAACGTTAGCCGCACAGTTGTGCAGTGAATTTAAAGAATTTTTCCCTCATAATGCCGTCTCCTACTTCGTTAGTTACTATGATTACTACCAACCAGAAGCCTACATTGCCTCCTCTGACACTTACATCGAGAAAGATTCCAGCATCAATGAAGAGATTGATAAGCTTCGTCACTCAGCGACAAGCTCGTTATTTGAACGCCGTGATGTTATTGTCGTTGCGAGCGTATCGTGTATTTACGGCTTGGGTTCGCCAATTGAATATGGGAATATGCTGCTTTCTTTACGTGTAGGTATGGAGAAATCGCGCAATGAGATTTTACACAAGCTCGTGGATATTCAATATCAGCGGAATGATATGAATTTTGTCCGCGGGACGTTTCGCGTGCGTGGAGATGTTGTTGAGATTTTTCCAGCGTCCCATGGCGAACAAGCGGTGAGAGTTGAATTGTTTGGTGACGAAATCGAACGGATAACGGAAATTAACGTGCTTACCGGCGAGATTATCGGCGAACGCGAGCATATTGCTATCTTCCCGGCGTCTCACTTTGTGACGCACGAAGATACGATGAAACGCGCGCTTGTGAATATTGAGCGTGAGCTTGAGGAACGTCTTGCCGAGCTCAAAGAGCAAGGGAAGCTACTCGAAGCACAGAGGCTGGAACAGCGGACGCGTTACGATATGGAAATGATGCAAGAGATGGGCTTTTGCAATGGTATTGAGAATTACTCAGGACCGCTGACTTTCCGCGAGCGAGGGGCTACGCCTTATACGCTTTTGGATTATTTCCCGGACGACATGCTTTTCATGGTTGATGAGTCTCATGTGACTTTGCCGCAAATTCGCGCGATGTACAATGGAGATAGGGCGAGGAAAGAAGTATTAGTTGACCACGGTTTCCGTTTGCCATCTGCACTCGATAACCGTCCTCTACGCTTTGAAGAGTTCGAGGAGAAAGTCAGCCAAATTTTATATATATCAGCAACACCTGGACCTTACGAGTTAGAACATTGTCCGGAAATGACGCAGCAAATTATTCGTCCTACGGGGCTATTGGATCCTATTATTGAGGTAAGACCAACCAAGGGACAAATCGATGATTTAATAGCCGAAATTCATGATCGAATTCGTAAAGATGAGCGCGTGCTCGTTACTACCTTAACGAAAAAGATGTCGGAGGATTTAACCGACTACTTTAAGGAAATCGGTATTAAGGTTCGGTACTTGCACTCGGATATCAAGACATTTGAGCGTATGCAGATTTTACGTGATTTGCGGTTGGGGACTTTCCATGTTCTTGTGGGGATTAACCTCCTTAGGGAAGGACTTGATTTACCTGAGGTTTCGTTGGTCGCTATTCTAGATGCGGACAAAGAAGGGTTCCTACGCTCGGAACGATCGCTGATTCAAACCATAGGCCGTGCGGCGAGAAATTCAGACGGTCGCGTCATTATGTATGGAGATAGAATTACGGATTCCATGCAGAAGGCGATCTATGAGACGAGTCGCCGCAGAAGTCTTCAAGAAGCACATAATGAGAAACTGGGGATCACGCCGCAGACGATTGCCAAGAAAATTCGCGATGTCATCGAAGCTACGAAAGTAGCTGAACAGAAAGCGGATTATCTGGCCGATGTGAAGGGTGCGAAGATGTCGAAGAAAGATCGCGCATCGCTGATCGAGCGTTTGGAAGGCGAGATGAAAGAGGCTGCGAAGAACCTACAGTTTGAACGAGCCGCGCAGCTGCGTGATGCTATTATGGAAATGAAAGCTGACGCCTAG
- a CDS encoding flagellar motor protein, with the protein MDLTTVLGLVLGLVGLVGGYMWDGGHISSLIIPSAMLIVFGGTFGAVAISFPLSILAKIPKALGIAFKEVKRDPRATIDELVDMASIARREGVLALEQRAQEHTNPFLKDGLLMVVDGTDPELTRQILELEMDAIEHQVDNMSKVFEAGGGYAPTMGIIGTVMGLIHVLGNLDDPSSLGPAIAVAFTATLYGVMSANLVYLPIANKIKVRGKEMVSEMELMLEGILALQAGENPQLIKKKLNSFLHDKPTKKVVEEDVDNGAER; encoded by the coding sequence ATGGATTTGACAACAGTTTTAGGATTAGTATTGGGTCTTGTAGGTTTAGTCGGCGGGTACATGTGGGATGGCGGTCATATTAGTTCATTGATCATCCCGAGTGCCATGCTAATCGTTTTCGGCGGAACCTTTGGTGCAGTAGCCATCAGCTTCCCGCTCTCTATTTTAGCCAAAATCCCTAAAGCTCTAGGCATTGCCTTCAAAGAAGTAAAAAGAGATCCGAGGGCAACGATTGATGAACTTGTGGATATGGCTTCGATCGCTCGTCGAGAAGGAGTACTAGCCCTTGAGCAACGCGCACAAGAGCATACAAATCCGTTCCTAAAAGATGGCTTGCTTATGGTGGTGGATGGAACTGATCCCGAGCTGACTAGACAAATTCTAGAGCTTGAGATGGACGCAATTGAGCACCAGGTTGATAATATGTCAAAGGTTTTCGAAGCCGGAGGCGGCTATGCACCAACCATGGGCATTATCGGTACCGTTATGGGTCTCATTCACGTTCTCGGTAATCTCGACGATCCCTCCAGTCTCGGACCTGCCATTGCCGTTGCTTTCACAGCTACCTTATACGGTGTTATGAGCGCCAACTTAGTCTATCTTCCGATTGCTAATAAAATTAAGGTTCGCGGCAAAGAAATGGTTTCCGAAATGGAATTGATGTTAGAAGGAATTCTCGCCCTTCAAGCTGGTGAAAATCCACAGTTAATTAAGAAAAAACTGAATTCCTTCCTCCACGATAAACCAACGAAGAAAGTCGTAGAGGAGGATGTCGATAATGGCGCGGAGAGGTAA
- a CDS encoding flagellar motor protein MotB, producing the protein MARRGKKHEEHVNHERWLITYADLITLLLVFFIIMYAMSKVDVQKYSVLAQALNMQFQKADSVLDKGFGVSGQMTPKQGDAQTPQNQNQSQDDQKEEKDKTKPEDNEKEKREKELQDLLKQVQAYIKDQNLDAQVSASDTERGVAITLNDLFLFDLGKADLKAASFPILQKLASFFPTLNSKVSIEGHTDNLPLATGSPFKDNWGLSFARSLSVLRYFSDTAKLDNHKFIATAYADTMPKVANTSDENRSKNRRVEIIVLRDGLSPTTTVK; encoded by the coding sequence ATGGCGCGGAGAGGTAAGAAGCACGAGGAACATGTCAATCATGAGAGATGGCTCATTACTTACGCTGATTTAATCACCCTTCTGCTCGTTTTCTTCATTATTATGTATGCAATGAGTAAAGTCGATGTTCAAAAGTATTCCGTTCTAGCTCAAGCCTTAAACATGCAATTCCAGAAAGCCGACTCGGTATTGGATAAAGGCTTTGGCGTCAGCGGTCAAATGACCCCGAAGCAAGGCGATGCCCAGACACCGCAGAACCAGAATCAGAGCCAAGACGATCAGAAAGAAGAGAAAGATAAAACAAAGCCTGAAGATAATGAAAAAGAGAAGCGCGAAAAGGAACTTCAAGATCTTTTAAAACAAGTCCAAGCTTATATTAAGGATCAGAATCTGGATGCACAAGTGTCCGCTAGCGATACAGAACGCGGTGTGGCTATCACCCTTAATGACTTATTCCTATTCGACCTAGGAAAAGCGGACCTGAAAGCGGCCTCCTTTCCTATTCTACAGAAGCTTGCTTCATTTTTCCCTACACTGAACAGCAAGGTGAGTATTGAAGGTCATACTGACAACTTGCCTCTAGCTACTGGTTCTCCTTTCAAAGATAATTGGGGATTATCATTCGCCCGTTCCCTTTCGGTGCTTCGCTATTTTAGCGATACGGCCAAACTGGATAACCATAAATTTATAGCTACTGCTTATGCCGATACGATGCCAAAAGTAGCCAACACCAGCGATGAGAACCGCAGCAAAAATCGCCGCGTTGAAATCATTGTTCTGCGTGATGGGCTTTCTCCAACAACAACTGTTAAATAA
- a CDS encoding PDZ domain-containing protein, with amino-acid sequence MDVLIQLLDRLLQAVGQLFANPFYYIGILFIVLHYRKQIQMERKLFHTRLHSLLNETWRTVLWGWLGGISASVLMLFVGVNIQASTVILLWVLSIILVMMRVRFLCLAYAVGILGIAQVILSWIPNAASLQERVPVLDIVVGADIPSLLVIVAVLHLLEAMLVGFQGARMATPLFLEGRRGQIIGGQQLQGFWPVPLFLLVPMTGGSIQGLPWETLFGSNLASGWTFLAFPAMIGFTELTISKLPRKQARFSSSLLYLYGIILLVTAIAAHFWPPILLVGAALSIALHEGLIRYNRWVEDKLVPFYVHSERGLMVLSVVPNSPAHELGIQTGELIHKVNGHKIKTKTDLHVAMGLNSAFCRLEVLNEQGEVRFLQRAIYSGDHHQLGIILAPDQDALYFLEQRPLHLFSYLRNKLTGLLSNDSTKSM; translated from the coding sequence ATGGATGTATTGATTCAACTCTTGGACAGACTGCTGCAGGCTGTAGGGCAGTTGTTTGCGAATCCTTTTTACTATATAGGTATTCTATTTATCGTGCTGCATTATCGGAAGCAGATTCAGATGGAGCGTAAGCTGTTTCACACGCGCTTGCATTCTTTATTGAATGAGACATGGCGAACCGTACTTTGGGGTTGGCTAGGCGGTATCAGTGCCTCCGTACTTATGCTCTTCGTAGGTGTTAATATTCAAGCGAGCACGGTCATTCTGTTATGGGTCCTATCGATTATCCTAGTGATGATGCGCGTTAGATTCTTGTGTTTGGCTTATGCAGTAGGTATTTTGGGAATCGCGCAAGTGATTCTTTCGTGGATACCGAACGCAGCCAGCCTCCAGGAGAGGGTTCCGGTTCTGGACATTGTAGTTGGCGCGGATATTCCTTCCTTGCTGGTCATTGTCGCCGTACTTCATCTTCTAGAAGCGATGCTCGTCGGCTTTCAAGGAGCACGCATGGCAACACCGCTGTTCCTTGAAGGAAGGCGAGGGCAAATTATCGGCGGGCAACAGCTGCAAGGCTTCTGGCCTGTCCCTTTATTCTTGCTCGTTCCTATGACAGGAGGAAGTATACAAGGTCTTCCATGGGAAACGCTGTTTGGTTCGAACCTCGCATCAGGATGGACATTTCTTGCCTTTCCGGCAATGATTGGCTTTACGGAGCTTACGATATCGAAGCTTCCCCGCAAACAAGCCCGTTTCAGTTCAAGCTTGCTCTACTTATATGGCATCATCCTATTAGTCACAGCGATTGCTGCTCATTTTTGGCCGCCGATTCTGCTTGTAGGAGCCGCATTAAGCATTGCTTTACATGAAGGATTGATTCGGTATAACCGATGGGTGGAAGATAAGCTGGTGCCGTTCTACGTTCACTCAGAGCGAGGTCTTATGGTGCTGTCGGTAGTGCCAAACAGTCCTGCCCACGAGCTAGGTATTCAAACGGGCGAACTCATTCACAAGGTGAACGGTCACAAAATCAAGACTAAAACCGATCTGCACGTTGCCATGGGGCTGAATTCCGCCTTCTGCAGGCTGGAGGTGCTGAATGAGCAGGGTGAGGTGCGTTTCTTGCAGCGAGCGATTTACTCTGGCGATCATCATCAATTAGGTATTATTTTAGCTCCGGATCAGGATGCATTGTACTTCCTAGAGCAAAGACCCTTGCATTTGTTTTCCTATTTGCGAAATAAACTGACCGGCTTGTTATCCAATGATTCGACGAAATCTATGTAA
- a CDS encoding S41 family peptidase produces the protein MQFKGRTVIVFVLLAMFASSIVTLTIVDSSFSWGRKEQPAGSTTASTATSSGLSSKDLSKIATTFQLIESKYLQQPDHDKLVNGAINGMLESLEDPFTVYMDQKEAKQFDESITSSFQGIGAEVSIEEGKFVIVSPIKGSPAEKAGIQSKDVIVSVNGEKLDGLTLNQAVMKIRGPKGTQAKLDLLRQGAGDPVQVIVVRDNIDVETVYGEMLQDQIGKIEIRQFSSNTAVRFAEELKSLEAKGMKGLVIDVRNDPGGLLNVVVDIVNPFVKSGKPIVQVENRDGKREPTPSTGSGKNYPVTVLVNKGSASASEILAGAFQEAVGSKIVGETSYGKGTVQVTFEKEMGDGSNIKMTVYKWLTPNGNWIHKTGIQPDIPVEQPAYFKAAPLSKKSVLKQDMTSDDVKNLQLMLSGLGFNPERSDGYFNDKTVTAVKAFQRTNGLPMTGEVDTETAAKIEKSILEQIREPKNDLQLKAAIGQIQKQIGK, from the coding sequence TTGCAATTCAAAGGACGCACGGTCATAGTATTTGTTTTGTTAGCCATGTTTGCAAGCAGTATCGTGACACTGACGATTGTGGATTCATCCTTTTCTTGGGGGCGGAAAGAGCAGCCAGCGGGCAGTACGACCGCATCCACTGCCACTTCTTCCGGACTTTCGAGTAAGGATTTGAGCAAAATCGCTACAACGTTTCAATTGATCGAGAGCAAGTATTTGCAGCAGCCGGATCATGATAAGCTGGTCAACGGTGCAATCAATGGCATGTTGGAATCTCTGGAAGATCCGTTTACCGTGTATATGGATCAGAAGGAAGCGAAGCAGTTCGATGAGAGCATTACGTCCTCTTTTCAAGGGATAGGGGCAGAGGTTTCGATTGAGGAAGGTAAATTCGTAATCGTGTCTCCCATCAAGGGCTCTCCTGCTGAGAAAGCTGGTATTCAATCCAAAGACGTGATTGTCTCGGTCAACGGAGAGAAGTTGGACGGGCTTACACTCAACCAAGCGGTCATGAAAATCCGCGGCCCTAAAGGAACGCAGGCGAAGCTCGATTTACTTCGTCAAGGTGCCGGTGATCCGGTACAAGTCATCGTGGTCAGGGATAATATTGACGTTGAAACGGTTTATGGCGAAATGCTGCAGGACCAAATCGGGAAGATTGAGATTCGCCAATTCTCCTCGAATACAGCCGTCCGTTTCGCTGAAGAGCTGAAAAGCCTTGAAGCCAAAGGGATGAAAGGGCTAGTTATCGACGTGCGTAATGACCCAGGCGGTCTTTTGAACGTGGTCGTCGACATCGTGAATCCTTTCGTCAAGAGCGGCAAGCCGATCGTCCAGGTCGAGAATCGGGATGGGAAGCGGGAGCCGACACCTTCAACAGGCTCAGGCAAGAACTATCCGGTTACAGTGCTTGTGAACAAGGGTAGTGCGAGTGCTTCGGAGATACTGGCAGGAGCCTTCCAAGAAGCGGTTGGCAGTAAAATTGTTGGTGAAACCTCCTATGGGAAAGGAACCGTACAGGTTACTTTTGAGAAGGAAATGGGTGACGGCAGCAATATCAAAATGACGGTGTACAAATGGTTAACCCCGAACGGCAACTGGATTCACAAAACAGGGATCCAGCCGGATATCCCAGTTGAGCAGCCGGCTTATTTCAAAGCAGCTCCGCTGTCTAAGAAAAGTGTGCTTAAACAGGATATGACAAGCGATGATGTGAAGAATCTACAGCTGATGTTATCAGGCCTTGGTTTTAACCCTGAGCGTTCGGATGGTTATTTCAATGATAAGACAGTTACAGCTGTTAAAGCATTCCAAAGAACTAACGGTTTACCAATGACTGGCGAGGTAGATACGGAAACAGCGGCTAAAATCGAAAAATCAATTTTGGAGCAAATCCGTGAGCCGAAGAATGATTTGCAGTTGAAGGCAGCAATTGGGCAAATCCAAAAGCAAATCGGGAAATAA
- a CDS encoding murein hydrolase activator EnvC translates to MKKKILPMVLTLGIAASLAVPYAGYAASTTEKIDQQLTQLKKMKAQAQQKANDAQNQITKVHNEKDQATKDMNTLVNQVNEASKKLTKLNEEIDQVSDTLAENAKQLDEAEARVESRDQMLKSRVRLMYMNGFVSYMDVLLSATSFSDFLNRIEALKSIVNQDKEILVANKKDKETVAQKKIDTEEQLEKVKALYADADALRDDLQAKEKAKEVKIASLTKQEKVLEDISEESDRQITQLAKQEADLQAKKRAASKAKSPFTYSGGKLGYPLASQAPLTSDFTNRINPVTGRSESHKGIDLGAPKGTGILAAENGSVIYASWMNGYGNCIIVDHGNGLWTLYGHIMNDGIYVKVGDLVKRGQKIAGVGSTGQSTGNHLHFEVRKNEVPTDPKPFLR, encoded by the coding sequence TTGAAGAAGAAGATTCTACCTATGGTGTTGACTCTTGGGATTGCGGCTTCATTGGCGGTTCCTTATGCGGGGTATGCCGCTTCAACAACGGAAAAGATCGATCAGCAGTTGACTCAGCTCAAGAAAATGAAGGCGCAAGCGCAGCAGAAGGCGAATGACGCCCAGAATCAAATAACGAAGGTCCATAACGAGAAGGACCAGGCGACGAAGGATATGAACACGCTTGTCAATCAGGTCAATGAGGCTAGCAAGAAGCTCACGAAGCTGAATGAAGAAATCGACCAAGTGTCGGATACATTAGCAGAGAACGCTAAACAATTGGATGAAGCGGAAGCTCGTGTGGAGTCTCGTGATCAAATGCTGAAATCTCGAGTGCGCTTAATGTATATGAACGGTTTTGTTTCGTACATGGATGTGCTGCTTAGCGCGACCAGTTTTTCTGATTTCTTGAACCGTATTGAAGCTTTGAAATCTATTGTTAATCAAGATAAAGAGATATTAGTGGCAAATAAGAAAGATAAAGAAACGGTTGCTCAGAAGAAGATAGATACAGAAGAGCAGCTTGAGAAGGTTAAGGCGCTTTACGCTGATGCCGACGCCCTTAGGGACGATCTGCAAGCGAAAGAGAAGGCCAAGGAAGTTAAGATTGCTTCCCTTACGAAGCAAGAGAAGGTGCTAGAGGATATTTCAGAAGAAAGCGATAGACAGATTACACAATTAGCGAAGCAAGAGGCAGATTTACAGGCGAAGAAACGGGCAGCTAGTAAAGCGAAGTCGCCTTTCACTTATTCCGGTGGGAAACTGGGTTACCCATTGGCCTCTCAAGCGCCGCTCACATCCGATTTCACGAATAGAATCAATCCAGTTACAGGCAGATCAGAGAGCCATAAAGGTATTGATTTGGGAGCTCCCAAGGGAACGGGCATTCTCGCAGCTGAGAACGGCTCAGTCATCTATGCTTCATGGATGAACGGATATGGGAATTGCATCATCGTGGATCATGGGAATGGGTTATGGACGTTATATGGACATATTATGAATGATGGGATCTATGTCAAAGTTGGCGATTTGGTGAAACGCGGACAGAAGATTGCCGGTGTTGGCTCGACTGGTCAATCGACAGGGAACCATTTGCATTTTGAAGTAAGGAAGAATGAAGTTCCAACTGATCCTAAACCATTCTTACGATAG
- the ftsX gene encoding permease-like cell division protein FtsX: MKISTVSRHLREGTKNVVRNGWMTFASISSIAISLFILGIFVLITLNVNDIAGQIEKQVEINVYLEVNTSQDQITALESQIQAIHEVKTIKFVSKEEGLIYLRQKLGESGKALLDGFEGENNPLNDAFTIEVDDPRNVAVVADQISALNIGKDPKPIYKVNYGKGTVEALFKVTQIVRWVGIGIVILLSFTAVFLIANTIKITILARRKEISIMKLVGATNSFIRWPFFIEGALLGFIGSVVPTAIILGGYWKLLNTSSLNLNLLMVELTPFGDIAPTMMALLLGIGMVIGIWGSLISVRKFLRV; the protein is encoded by the coding sequence ATGAAGATTAGTACGGTTTCTCGTCATTTGCGAGAAGGTACGAAGAATGTCGTTCGGAATGGTTGGATGACGTTCGCGTCGATTAGTTCGATAGCCATTTCGTTATTTATTTTAGGTATTTTCGTCCTTATTACACTTAATGTGAATGATATTGCAGGTCAGATTGAGAAACAGGTTGAGATTAATGTATATCTGGAAGTTAACACTTCGCAGGATCAAATTACTGCGCTCGAATCTCAAATCCAAGCTATTCATGAGGTAAAAACTATTAAGTTTGTTTCGAAAGAAGAGGGCCTTATTTATTTAAGGCAAAAGCTTGGTGAGAGCGGTAAAGCTTTATTAGATGGATTTGAAGGAGAAAATAATCCGCTAAACGATGCGTTTACCATCGAAGTCGATGACCCTCGCAATGTGGCCGTCGTTGCTGATCAAATCAGCGCGCTTAACATCGGCAAAGATCCAAAGCCTATCTACAAGGTGAATTATGGCAAAGGTACGGTTGAAGCCCTATTTAAGGTGACACAAATTGTTCGTTGGGTCGGGATTGGTATTGTTATTTTACTTTCATTTACCGCTGTGTTCCTGATCGCGAATACGATCAAAATTACGATTTTGGCCAGACGCAAAGAAATATCAATTATGAAACTGGTGGGTGCGACGAATTCCTTTATTCGTTGGCCGTTCTTTATAGAAGGTGCTCTGCTTGGATTCATCGGCTCTGTAGTCCCGACAGCTATTATTTTAGGTGGGTACTGGAAGCTGCTTAACACAAGTTCACTGAACTTGAATCTGCTTATGGTTGAATTAACACCTTTCGGGGATATTGCTCCTACGATGATGGCTTTGTTGTTAGGTATTGGGATGGTAATCGGAATCTGGGGGTCCCTAATCTCAGTCCGCAAATTCCTCAGAGTTTAA
- the ftsE gene encoding cell division ATP-binding protein FtsE gives MIEMQDVWKTYSNGTHALRGINVKVDSNEFVYVVGPSGAGKSTFMKLMYREERPTKGQIFVNGFNLEKLKQRKIPYVRRNIGVIFQDYRLLPKLNIFENVAFAMEVIEAPKKQIKKRTMEVLELVKLKDKANSLPSQLSGGEQQRVAIARAIINNPAVIIADEPTGNLDPETSWGIMKLMEEINFRGTTIVMATHNKEIVNTMRKRVIAIEHGLIARDQVRGEYGYED, from the coding sequence GTGATCGAAATGCAGGACGTATGGAAAACGTACTCCAACGGCACTCATGCATTGCGAGGGATTAATGTAAAAGTGGACAGCAACGAGTTCGTATATGTTGTTGGACCTTCCGGCGCAGGTAAATCTACATTTATGAAGTTGATGTATAGAGAAGAGAGGCCGACCAAGGGGCAAATCTTCGTGAATGGTTTTAATTTGGAAAAGCTGAAACAGCGTAAGATTCCTTACGTGCGTCGTAATATTGGCGTTATTTTCCAGGATTATCGACTGCTTCCTAAGCTTAATATTTTTGAAAATGTGGCTTTCGCTATGGAAGTTATCGAGGCACCTAAGAAGCAGATTAAGAAACGCACAATGGAAGTGCTTGAGCTTGTTAAGTTGAAGGATAAAGCGAATTCGCTGCCCTCTCAGCTTTCTGGAGGCGAGCAGCAGCGGGTAGCGATTGCCCGGGCAATAATTAACAACCCAGCTGTCATTATCGCCGATGAACCGACAGGAAATCTCGATCCTGAGACTTCCTGGGGAATCATGAAATTGATGGAGGAAATTAACTTCCGGGGTACCACCATAGTCATGGCTACGCATAATAAGGAAATCGTAAATACGATGCGTAAACGAGTCATTGCGATTGAGCATGGACTCATTGCTCGTGACCAGGTACGGGGGGAATACGGTTATGAAGATTAG
- a CDS encoding VanW family protein encodes MSRQIRKVIFYTSIVVGMLSAFSIALYVYGSQPTFPADFTVAGWRVGGMPYDKFQQEYEQRLQLLSSYPVQLQSSRPNIPNKQLALGQLGVQYQKETLARSLGQLFGGSPIERIKARWTLRHADIPLEVTVNQAQLNTVVKEAWKDLYNLQPVAAKRIVTNEDILAFEPERKVLRIDTAHLLEHLKEIAPSIGYIHNAAPITLSLPLYEQGPAVTMETLKRQGIDRKISEFTTSFPPSGEGRIHNIRSTAASIQDLLMAPGETFDYSKIIEQTEAQFGYKEAPVILNGKLVPGIGGGICQVSTTLYNAVLRSGLDIVERRNHSLPVSYVTLGQDATFASGFINFKFRNNTDAYLLIRTITTEQAVTVKLFGHMSPSITYDINSNIVETIQPPVKYLQNPSLKPGVTRPISTGKVGYKVETYRIKRENGTIVSKELISKDQYSPVPTLIAANRGDIKSEEMNPSTPEQPILEDGVKGPVTR; translated from the coding sequence ATGTCACGCCAAATTAGAAAAGTTATCTTCTATACGTCTATCGTCGTAGGCATGCTAAGTGCATTTAGCATTGCTCTATACGTCTATGGTTCTCAGCCTACATTCCCTGCAGATTTCACAGTTGCTGGCTGGAGGGTTGGAGGAATGCCCTATGATAAATTTCAACAAGAATACGAACAGCGCCTACAGCTGCTCTCATCCTATCCCGTTCAATTGCAATCCTCCCGTCCGAACATTCCGAATAAACAACTGGCGCTTGGACAGCTAGGCGTTCAGTATCAAAAGGAAACCCTAGCTCGTTCACTTGGGCAGCTGTTCGGAGGCTCTCCGATAGAGCGTATAAAAGCCCGCTGGACCCTGCGTCACGCGGATATACCGCTCGAGGTCACTGTCAATCAAGCGCAGCTAAACACCGTAGTCAAAGAAGCTTGGAAGGACCTCTATAACCTTCAGCCGGTTGCCGCAAAACGCATTGTAACCAATGAAGATATACTAGCTTTCGAGCCCGAACGCAAAGTGCTTAGAATTGATACGGCCCATTTGCTTGAACATTTGAAAGAAATTGCCCCATCCATTGGCTATATTCACAATGCTGCTCCTATCACACTGTCCTTGCCTTTATATGAGCAGGGTCCCGCGGTTACGATGGAAACATTGAAGCGTCAGGGCATCGATCGCAAAATCTCGGAATTTACGACCTCATTCCCCCCATCAGGTGAAGGGAGAATTCACAATATACGCTCCACAGCCGCCTCTATTCAGGACTTGCTAATGGCGCCGGGAGAGACATTCGACTATAGTAAGATTATTGAACAAACCGAAGCCCAATTCGGCTATAAGGAAGCACCCGTCATCCTAAACGGCAAGCTCGTGCCAGGCATTGGAGGTGGCATTTGCCAAGTTTCGACAACGCTTTACAATGCTGTCTTACGGAGCGGTCTCGACATTGTTGAGCGGCGCAATCATTCTCTCCCTGTTAGCTATGTTACGCTCGGCCAAGATGCAACTTTCGCCAGTGGCTTTATTAATTTCAAATTCCGCAACAACACAGATGCCTATCTATTGATACGAACTATAACAACAGAACAAGCCGTCACCGTGAAGCTTTTCGGGCATATGTCGCCTTCTATTACCTATGACATCAATTCCAACATTGTAGAAACAATTCAACCACCGGTTAAATACTTGCAGAATCCCAGCCTGAAACCCGGCGTTACCCGCCCCATCAGCACAGGCAAGGTCGGCTACAAGGTAGAGACGTATCGGATCAAAAGAGAAAATGGTACGATCGTCAGTAAAGAATTAATTTCGAAGGATCAGTATTCGCCAGTCCCTACTCTCATCGCCGCCAACCGCGGTGACATCAAGTCGGAAGAAATGAATCCCTCCACGCCAGAACAGCCCATCCTTGAAGATGGCGTGAAAGGACCGGTTACCCGGTAA